In a genomic window of Littorina saxatilis isolate snail1 linkage group LG6, US_GU_Lsax_2.0, whole genome shotgun sequence:
- the LOC138969709 gene encoding 5-hydroxytryptamine receptor 3A-like, with amino-acid sequence MVEAGILLLFLQAVSPVAGQSTQNPVNDSNYFDSLSATRTAYYRWRTWLLNHPAVLQKVPPAPKATGLSADDNLNVTMKVTPATVLHVDQARQTVQMSARIEFWWTDPALAVTDDLAETFTDGNVSLLPRAVTIPSDLLWLPPLIVVEGVSSVEILREVNHVELYKNGTIMTVLPYVLSFSCRFDISNYPFDEHDCPITVIDASFSVNVLPSGYPWESAISQLFGVEGEWDLTGVRENVMVYETGQSYTQCVVRLRRKTTFFVVLTIVPLVVTSYLNVLVFLLPPDLGDKASYLVTVMVSMSVFVSFFNTDMPRGVDKMPAIFHLLIFVSMESFLTLGISLFMLRRYKAERCQQDMTVASVKTSAISSELNTATANVH; translated from the exons ATGGTGGAAGCCGGTATTCTGCTTCTGTTTCTGCAAGCTGTCTCGCCCGTTGCAGGACAGTCAACACAGAATCCTGTGAACGACTCCAATTATTTCGACAGCTTATCTGCTACCAGAACAGCCTATTACCGATGGCGGACATGGCTTCTCAATCATCCGGCTGTTCTTCAGAAGGTCCCTCCTGCCCCCAAGGCTACCGGACTCAGCGCTGATGACAATTTGAACGTAACTATGAAGGTCACTCCAGCTACAGTTCTTCACGTGGACCAAGCACGTCAAACAGTTCAAATGTCGGCGAGGATAGAGTTCTGGTGGACAGACCCTGCCTTAGCCGTGACGGACGATTTGGCCGAGACTTTCACGGACGGCAATGTTTCCCTTCTGCCAAGGGCTGTCACAATTCCCTCCGACTTGCTGTGGCTGCCTCCTCTGATCGTGGTGGAAGGAGTCAGTTCCGTGGAGATTCTTCGCGAAGTTAACCACGTGGAGTTGTACAAGAATGGAACAATTATGACTGTGTTGCCCTACGTCCTATCTTTCTCCTGTCGCTTTGACATATCCAACTATCCCTTCGATGAACACGACTGTCCAATCACTGTTATCGATGCCTCATTTAGCGTCAACGTTCTGCCTTCAGGATATCCATGGGAGAGTGCGATTTCGCAATTATTCGGCGTGGAAGGCGAGTGGGACCTGACTGGTGTTCGAGAGAACGTGATGGTCTATGAGACAGGCCAAAGCTACACACAGTGCGTTGTGCGTCTCAGAAGGAAAACTACCTTCTTCGTAGTGCTGACGATAGTTCCTCTGGTGGTGACTTCCTATCTGAACGTGCTGGTCTTTCTTCTGCCACCGGACTTGGGGGATAAGGCTTCCTACCTCGTCACCGTGATGGTGTCCATGTCCGTGTTTGTGTCTTTCTTCAACACTGACATGCCGAGAGGTGTCGACAAGATGCCGGCGATCTTTCATCTTCTCATCTTCGTGTCGATGGAAAGTTTTCTTACTCTCGGGATCAGCCTATTCATGCTGAGAAGGTACAAAGCGGAGCGATGTCAACAGGATATGACCGTTGCCTCCGTCAAGACGAGTGCGATATCCTCGGAACTGAACACGGCCACTGCAAAT GTTCATTGA
- the LOC138968760 gene encoding alpha-N-acetylgalactosaminidase-like isoform X2: MKVIISLCLFIGAVSALNNGLALTPPMGWLSWERFRCNVDCVNDPHNCISENLILEMADIMVNEGYKDAGYVYVNIDACWMANYTDENGGMVPDPKRFPNGPKYLADKIHALGMKFGMYQDLGRLTCGGYPGSEFHMQQYAQQFASWGVDLLKFDGCHSNPRDGDYGYPVMEFFLNKTGRQILYSCEWPLYQLFKQEYINYTAVAAGCNTWRAYHDIQDSWDSVKETLDFWGNNSGNFASLTGPGSFSDPDMLIVGDFGLSYDQQRVQMGMWAMLSAPMHMSVDLRNIDPKSKALLQNRNVIALNQDPLGYTARRLLVYTAPRNQGIFNVWKKVLYQQGSYALAFVNYSDQGTPNTYTTTLGQLGLTNASGYNVTEIFSGMTVGQFRPQDEFKATVNPEGIYLVKCVTM; encoded by the exons ATGAAGGTGATAATATCGCTGTGCCTGTTTATCGGAGCGGTGTCAGCTCTCAACAATGGCCTCGCTCTCACCCCTCCCATGGGCTGGTTGTCATGGGAACGATTCCGCTGCAACGTGGACTGCGTCAACGACCCGCACAACTGCATCAG CGAGAACCTGATCCTAGAGATGGCGGACATCATGGTGAACGAAGGCTACAAGGATGCTGGTTATGTGTACGTCAACATTGACGCCTGCTGGATGGCCAACTACACGGATGAGAACGGAGGGATGGTGCCCGACCCCAAACGCTTTCCGAACGGCCCCAAATACCTGGCTGACAAA ATCCACGCTTTAGGGATGAAATTCGGCATGTACCAAGACCTCGGTCGATTAACTTGCGGAGGTTATCCGGGCAGCGAGTTCCATATGCAGCAGTACGCTCAACAGTTCGCCTCCTGGGGAGTAGACCTCCTCAAGTTTGACGGCTGTCACTCGAACCCTCGAGATGGAGATTACG GCTACCCCGTCATGGAGTTTTTCTTGAATAAGACCGGGCGCCAGATTCTCTATTCCTGCGAATGGCCTCTCTACCAGCTGTTTAAACAAGAA TACATCAACTACACGGCAGTGGCAGCTGGGTGCAACACATGGCGAGCGTACCACGACATTCAGGACAGCTGGGACAGCGTGAAGGAGACACTGGACTTCTGGGGGAACAACTCGGGAAACTTTGCCAGCCTCACAGGGCCTGGCAGCTTCAGCGATCCTGATATG CTGATCGTGGGAGACTTCGGTCTGAGCTACGATCAACAGCGAGTGCAGATGGGGATGTGGGCCATGCTGTCCGCCCCCATGCACATGTCTGTGGACCTGAGGAATATAGACCCCAAGTCCAAGGCTCTGCTGCAGAACAGGAACGTCATCGCTCTCAACCAGGACCCGCTGGGATACACTGCTCGCAGGCTCTTAGTCTACACAGCGCCTCGT AATCAAGGTATATTCAACGTGTGGAAGAAAGTCCTGTACCAACAAGGCAGCTACGCCCTCGCCTTCGTCAACTACAGTGACCAAGGAACACCCAACACCTACACCACTACTCTGGGTCAGCTGGGGCTGACCAATGCCAGCGGTTACAACGTCACCGAGATCTTCAGCGGGATGACCGTGGGTCAGTTCAGACCACAGGACGAGTTCAAGGCCACGGTCAACCCTGAAGGTATCTACTTGGTCAAGTGCGTTACGATGTAA
- the LOC138968760 gene encoding alpha-N-acetylgalactosaminidase-like isoform X1, with protein MKVIISLCLFIGAVSALNNGLALTPPMGWLSWERFRCNVDCVNDPHNCISENLILEMADIMVNEGYKDAGYVYVNIDACWMANYTDENGGMVPDPKRFPNGPKYLADKIHAMGMKFGMYQDFGHITCLGYPGAEFHLEQYAYQFASWEIDLLKFDGCNSVPRDGDTGYPVMEFFLNKTGRQILYSCEWPLYQLFKQEYINYTAVAAGCNTWRAYHDIQDSWDSVKETLDFWGNNSGNFASLTGPGSFSDPDMLIVGDFGLSYDQQRVQMGMWAMLSAPMHMSVDLRNIDPKSKALLQNRNVIALNQDPLGYTARRLLVYTAPRNQGIFNVWKKVLYQQGSYALAFVNYSDQGTPNTYTTTLGQLGLTNASGYNVTEIFSGMTVGQFRPQDEFKATVNPEGIYLVKCVTM; from the exons ATGAAGGTGATAATATCGCTGTGCCTGTTTATCGGAGCGGTGTCAGCTCTCAACAATGGCCTCGCTCTCACCCCTCCCATGGGCTGGTTGTCATGGGAACGATTCCGCTGCAACGTGGACTGCGTCAACGACCCGCACAACTGCATCAG CGAGAACCTGATCCTAGAGATGGCGGACATCATGGTGAACGAAGGCTACAAGGATGCTGGTTATGTGTACGTCAACATTGACGCCTGCTGGATGGCCAACTACACGGATGAGAACGGAGGGATGGTGCCCGACCCCAAACGCTTTCCGAACGGCCCCAAATACCTGGCTGACAAA ATTCACGCCATGGGGATGAAGTTTGGGATGTATCAGGATTTCGGCCATATTACGTGCCTTGGTTATCCTGGAGCTGAATTTCACCTGGAACAGTATGCTTATCAGTTCGCATCCTGGGAAATCGACCTGCTCAAATTTGACGGCTGCAATTCCGTTCCACGAGATGGCGACACCG GCTACCCCGTCATGGAGTTTTTCTTGAATAAGACCGGGCGCCAGATTCTCTATTCCTGCGAATGGCCTCTCTACCAGCTGTTTAAACAAGAA TACATCAACTACACGGCAGTGGCAGCTGGGTGCAACACATGGCGAGCGTACCACGACATTCAGGACAGCTGGGACAGCGTGAAGGAGACACTGGACTTCTGGGGGAACAACTCGGGAAACTTTGCCAGCCTCACAGGGCCTGGCAGCTTCAGCGATCCTGATATG CTGATCGTGGGAGACTTCGGTCTGAGCTACGATCAACAGCGAGTGCAGATGGGGATGTGGGCCATGCTGTCCGCCCCCATGCACATGTCTGTGGACCTGAGGAATATAGACCCCAAGTCCAAGGCTCTGCTGCAGAACAGGAACGTCATCGCTCTCAACCAGGACCCGCTGGGATACACTGCTCGCAGGCTCTTAGTCTACACAGCGCCTCGT AATCAAGGTATATTCAACGTGTGGAAGAAAGTCCTGTACCAACAAGGCAGCTACGCCCTCGCCTTCGTCAACTACAGTGACCAAGGAACACCCAACACCTACACCACTACTCTGGGTCAGCTGGGGCTGACCAATGCCAGCGGTTACAACGTCACCGAGATCTTCAGCGGGATGACCGTGGGTCAGTTCAGACCACAGGACGAGTTCAAGGCCACGGTCAACCCTGAAGGTATCTACTTGGTCAAGTGCGTTACGATGTAA
- the LOC138968761 gene encoding acetylcholine receptor subunit beta-type acr-3-like, whose amino-acid sequence MSARIEFCWTDPALAVMEDLAETFTDGNVSHMIRAVTIPSDKVWLPTLVVVEGVSTVEILREVNNVELDKNGNIMIVFPYVLSFSCRFDISNYPFDEHDCLVTVVDSSFSVNVLPSGDPWNDAIAQTFGVEGEWDLTGVREKMLVYRSGQSFTQCVVHLRRKTTFFVVLTIAPLVVTSYLNVLVFLLPPDLGDKASYLVTVMVSMSVFVSFFNTDMPRGVDKMPAIFHLLIFVSMENFLTLGISLFMLRRYKAERCQQDITNASVMTSAISSELNTATPNVSYSSGELAVPTGKGDLSYTGKHTSASDSAISKGQLPLSSSTGYSWEKMYRSAGSLDLFLFVVAFIANTLGVGIILASMV is encoded by the coding sequence ATGTCGGCGAGGATAGAGTTCTGCTGGACAGACCCTGCCTTAGCCGTGATGGAGGATTTGGCCGAGACTTTCACGGACGGCAATGTTTCCCACATGATCAGGGCTGTCACAATACCCTCCGACAAAGTGTGGCTTCCTACTCTGGTCGTGGTGGAAGGAGTCAGCACCGTGGAGATTCTTCGCGAAGTTAACAACGTGGAGTTGGACAAGAATGGAAACATCATGATTGTGTTCCCCTACGTCCTCTCTTTCTCCTGTCGCTTTGACATATCCAACTATCCCTTCGACGAACACGACTGCCTCGTCACTGTTGTCGATTCCTCATTTAGCGTCAACGTTCTGCCTTCAGGAGATCCCTGGAACGATGCGATTGCGCAAACATTCGGCGTGGAAGGCGAGTGGGACCTGACTGGTGTTCGAGAAAAAATGCTGGTCTATCGGTCAGGCCAAAGCTTCACACAGTGCGTTGTGCATCTCAGAAGGAAAACTACCTTCTTCGTAGTTCTGACGATAGCTCCTCTGGTGGTGACTTCCTATCTGAACGTGCTGGTCTTTCTTCTTCCACCGGACTTGGGGGATAAGGCTTCCTACCTCGTCACCGTGATGGTGTCCATGTCCGTGTTTGTGTCTTTCTTCAACACTGACATGCCGAGAGGTGTCGACAAGATGCCGGCGATCTTTCATCTCCTCATCTTCGTGTCGATGGAAAATTTCCTTACTCTCGGGATCAGCCTATTCATGCTGAGAAGGTACAAAGCGGAGAGATGTCAACAGGATATTACCAATGCCTCCGTCATGACGAGTGCTATATCATCGGAACTGAACACGGCCACTCCAAATGTGAGTTATTCTTCTGGGGAACTGGCAGTTCCCACTGGGAAAGGAGATTTGTCTTATACAGGCAAACACACTTCTGCTAGTGATTCAGCCATTTCCAAAGGTCAACTGCCTTTATCGTCCAGTACAGGTTATAGTTGGGAGAAAATGTACAGGTCCGCCGGGAGTCTtgacttgtttctctttgtgGTTGCATTCATAGCAAATACACTGGGAGTGGGAATCATTTTAGCATCTATGGTGTAA